From Nicotiana tabacum cultivar K326 chromosome 22, ASM71507v2, whole genome shotgun sequence, one genomic window encodes:
- the LOC142175730 gene encoding uncharacterized protein LOC142175730, whose amino-acid sequence MKDHFPLPFINQMLEKVAGHSCYFLLDGYSGYNQIPIASEDVEKTIFTCPSDCLKNLELILERCEATHLVLNWEKCHFMEVHQKLLQHYQTVNCIASKGCHDCFQYGMLKSIQIDKGKAGIQVASNAVGVFLQEFDLEIKDRKGTENQVADHLFRLEKPPVETVAVREEFPDKQIFSIAKISERPPWYADIANYLASG is encoded by the exons ATGAAGGACCACTTTCCACTACCCTTTATTAATCAAATGCTAGAGAAAGTGGCTGGACACAGTTGCTACTTCTTGTTGGATGGGTACTCCGGCTACAATCAGATACCCATTGCCTCAGAAGATGTTGAGAAGACCATATTCACATGCCCGTCAG ATTGCTTAAAGAACTTAGAGCTCATTCTTGAACGTTGCGAAGCCacacacttggtccttaactggGAAAAGTGTCACTTCATG GAGGTTCATCAAAAACTTCTCCAGCATTACCAAACCGTTAACTGCATTGCTAGCAAAGGATGCCATGATTGTTTTCAATATGGAATGCTTAAGAGCATTCAAATTGATAAAGGAAAAGCTG GAATCCAAGTCGCGTCTAATGCGGTAGGTGTTTTTCTCCAAGAGTTCGACTTGGAGATCAAAGACAGGAAAGGCACAGAAAATCAAGTCGCCGATCATCTATTTCGTCTTGAGAAACCTCCAGTTGAAACAGTTGCTGTGAGAGAAGAGTTCCCTGATAAGCAGATTTTCTCTATTGCTAAAATCTCTGAAAGACCACCTTGGTATGCTGATATAGCCAATTATTTAGCCAGCGGATAG
- the LOC107832181 gene encoding uncharacterized protein LOC107832181, giving the protein MASPMEKEIHNIINDEIVSVELPAPPSWKKLFIPKQGSTPKRNEVVFIAPTGEELKNRKQLEQYLKSHPGNPAVSEFDWSTGETPRRSTRISEKAKAMRPQSLLESPKKRRRTSSGAKKDSKEAEAARVDQESSETKEMESAKEENENLEKDGGAEAEMDDKGKKEVEAADEDAEGMKAAELHPEDKPEMDDEGKKEVEAADEVAEGMKGAELHPEEKPESEPEKVDSADDGKQDKSENAKIEDKQVYGEKVESQSDKESPAADVNEIKPEVATAEGMNEAVGGSSKDMENAVNGESNDGENRSQEEEKEMKGTDLVMGNNKINQPGPAHSQQHQSPAPISC; this is encoded by the exons ATGGCAAGTCCTATGGAGAAGGAGATTCATAACATAATTAATGATGAAATTGTGTCGGTGGAGCTTCCTGCACCTCCTTCCTGGAAAAAATtg TTCATTCCAAAGCAAGGGAGTACACCAAAGAGGAATGAGGTTGTATTTATTGCTCCAACAGGAGAGGAGCTCAAGAACCGCAAACAGTTGGAGCAGTATCTCAAATCACACCCTGGTAACCCTGCAGTATCAGAATTTGATTGGAGTACTGGCGAGACTCCAAGGAGATCAACAAGGATCAGTGAGAAGGCAAAGGCAATGAGACCACAATCACTACTTGAATCACCGAAGAAAAGACGCCGAACATCATCTGGTGCAAAGAAAGATAGCAAGGAAGCGGAAGCTGCAAGAGTTGACCAGGAAAGTTCAGAAACAAAAGAGATGGAATCTgccaaagaagaaaatgaaaacttGGAGAAAGACGGAGGAGCAGAAGCTGAGATGGATGACAAGGGGAAGAAAGAGGTGGAAGCTGCGGATGAAGATGCAGAGGGCATGAAGGCTGCTGAACTCCACCCGGAGGATAAGCCAGAAATGGATGACGAGGGGAAGAAAGAGGTGGAAGCTGCGGATGAAGTGGCAGAGGGCATGAAGGGTGCTGAACTACACCCGGAGGAGAAGCCAGAATCTGAACCCGAGAAAGTTGACAGTGCTGATGATGGCAAACAGGACAAGTCAGAAAATGCAAAGATTGAGGACAAACAAGTATATGGAGAAAAGGTGGAGTCTCAAAGTGACAAAGAAAGTCCTGCAGCTGATGTGAATGAGATCAAGCCAGAAGTTGCCACCGCGGAAGGGATGAATGAAGCAGTAGGAGGAAGTTCCAAAGATATGGAAAATGCTGTTAATGGGGAATCTAATGATGGCGAAAATAGGTCGCAGGAAGAGgagaaagaaatgaaaggaacTGATTTGGTTATGGGAAATAACAAGATAAACCAACCAGGGCCGGCTCATTCCCAACAGCATCAGTCACCTGCACCTATTAGCTGCTGA